One Dromiciops gliroides isolate mDroGli1 chromosome 3, mDroGli1.pri, whole genome shotgun sequence DNA segment encodes these proteins:
- the LOC122748879 gene encoding carcinoembryonic antigen-related cell adhesion molecule 1-like, whose protein sequence is MDSPWKRLLITETPTKPNITANSTNIIKNGTVVFTCSPENEGTNILWFCNNQTLSLNERRNMSKNNQTLTIKSVKREDAGSYQCEVWNPIGANRSDPLTLTVNYGPDHIVIRPSPESREIEIRFKDPLTLVCHIESYPPALYEWQVNSTMNSDFSGNTIVIKSVSWEDSGKYTCLAKNDVTNLTISKDVTVRVVDTSPGKCKGFSLSGGAIAGIVIGVLVGEALIQTLLYFLFFRKNGRVRKHHLSEKNHSAHKHGEDAKMYEHSVCPKGSALPAQVMGSSPAFPEVPSESPYQALDITTADVYDKIEPLKNPQA, encoded by the exons ATGGACAGCCCCTGGAAGAGGCTCCTGATCACAG AAACACCAACCAAACCTAACATCACTGCCAACAGTACCAACATCATAAAGAATGGCACTGTGGTCTTCACATGTAGCCCAGAAAATGAGGGGACAAACATTCTGTGGTTCTGCAATAACCAGACCCTGTCACTCAATGAGAGAAGGAATATGTCTAAGAATAACCAGACCCTCACCATCAAGAGTGTGAAGAGGGAGGATGCTGGGTCTTATCAGTGTGAAGTCTGGAATCCAATTGGTGCCAATAGAAGTGACCCCCTCACCCTGACTGTGAACT ATGGACCAGACCACATTGTGATTCGTCCAAGCCCTGAGAGTAGGGAGATTGAGATCAGATTCAAAGACCCACTGACCTTAGTGTGTCACATTGAGTCTTACCCACCTGCTCTATATGAATGGCAAGTCAATAGCACCATGAACTCCGACTTCTCTGGTAACACCATTGTCATCAAAAGTGTATCCTGGGAAGATTCTGGAAAGTATACCTGTTTGGCAAAGAATGATGTGACCAACTTAACAATTTCTAAGGATGTCACAGTCAGGGTGGTCG ACACATCTCCAGGAAAATGTAAAGGCTTCTCACTCTCTGGAGGGGCCATTGCTGGCATTGTCATTGGAGTCCTAGTTGGAGAGGCTCTCATCCAGACCCTCCTCTATTTCCTGTTCTTCAGAAAGAATGGAAG GGTCCGCAAACACCACCTTTCTGAGAAGAACCATTCAGCACACAAACATG gTGAGGATGCCAAGATGTATGAACATAGTGTTTGCCCCAAAGGCTCAGCTCTGCCTGCACAG GTCATGGGCTCCTCCCCTGCTTTTCCTGAAGTCCCATCTGAGAGCCCCTATCAG GCACTGGATATCACCACAGCAGATGTTTATGACAAGATTGAGCCCTTAAAGAACCCTCAAGCCTAA